TTATGGGCTGGAGACGATGTGCGTCGGCGGCGGCCAGGGGATGGCGATGATCGTGGAGCGGCTCAACTAGCTCAGGCGTGCGGTCGCTTCGGCCTGCTCTTCAAGAATTCGTTGTGCGCCCGCTCCACCTCGCCCGCAACCGCCGCCACGGTCTCGACGAATGCCGCCGCCGCCGGGGGGCGATACCGGTCGCGATGCCAGACGGCGGCCAGCACGCGCGGCGGAATCGGCTCGGCCAGCTCGATCACCACGGTCTTGGGATCGGTCTCGTCGATCGCCAGGAGTGGGGCCAGGGCCACGCCCAACCCCGCCGCCACCATCGCCTGCACGGTCCCGTTGTCATTCGTTCGAAAGATGAAGTTCGGCCGCACGCCATGCCCCAGCAGGTAGCTCTCCGCCAGGTCTTCGGTGCGCCCCGGGTGGTAGCCGATCATGGGCACGCCCGCCAGGTCGGCAACACTGGGCCGGCGCGCCGCCAGCTCGGAATCTGAAGGCGCAAGCAGCACGTAAGCGTCACGCATCAGGTCACGCACTTCGAAGGGGCCGGACGGGATGGGCTGGACCGCGAAGCTGACGTCCAGCTCGCCCTGCTCGACGGCGCCCACCTGCTCCTCGTCCTGCGCCTGCTCGGACAGCCGGATGTCCACCTCGGG
The sequence above is drawn from the bacterium genome and encodes:
- a CDS encoding LysR family transcriptional regulator; amino-acid sequence: MPVNWRSIDLKHLHALRAIAASGTFWAAAEQLNEAQSTVSDHVAALEALTGQRLIERSRGRRTVELTAAGKLLLGHATAIEARLLAAEADFRAFAAGRSGRLRIGIYQSIANKILPEVMRRFTERGPEVDIRLSEQAQDEEQVGAVEQGELDVSFAVQPIPSGPFEVRDLMRDAYVLLAPSDSELAARRPSVADLAGVPMIGYHPGRTEDLAESYLLGHGVRPNFIFRTNDNGTVQAMVAAGLGVALAPLLAIDETDPKTVVIELAEPIPPRVLAAVWHRDRYRPPAAAAFVETVAAVAGEVERAHNEFLKSRPKRPHA